A DNA window from Arachis duranensis cultivar V14167 chromosome 3, aradu.V14167.gnm2.J7QH, whole genome shotgun sequence contains the following coding sequences:
- the LOC107482237 gene encoding protein MALE DISCOVERER 2 isoform X1 has product MESKWGPFGLCLWSYILLISACGIQQSCSLNDEEAGLALLKFRLTDPYGALANWNSNDYAACKWSGAHCVDGKVNMLLACGNTIEVVEHYSSLKTSPHLRNRKLAQWFKTEKASSHGIRENNCVNLPGSDGIEIAPSTSNLVNTARRRLLDESSSNLAAAPFAGAPVPISSVPTTLSSGSFPAVPVSKQTDSPNSPPSSSNSPPKDSPSSNENGSSPWKIVVIVICVLILVIFILVLLWIWRKRAVKVIKPWRTGISGQLQKAFVTGVPKLNRAELETACEDFSNIIYDLGSCTIYKGTLSSGVEIAVASTTITSPAHWTKGMEMAYRKKLDILSRINHKNFTNLIGYCDEEQPFTRMMVFEFAPSGTLYDHLNVPEVEHLDWSARMRVIMGTAYCLQYMHHDLNPPIAHSELSSDAILLTDDFAAKIAEVVFCKNVVSPTKTTEGESKQYELPPECCPENDVYRFGVLLLEIITGKLPYQDHGNLTVLADWAAKYLREKTSDRSIVDPTLQSFKDEELSVIFDVIHECTQSDASLRPTMKDVTLKLRDALKISPDQAVPRLSPLWWAELEILSMEGT; this is encoded by the exons ATGGAAAGTAAATGGGGCCCCTTTGGGTTATGCCTTTGGAGTTACATTCTATTGATTTCTGCGTGTGGAATTCAGCAGTCTTGCTCTCTGAATGATGAAG AAGCAGGATTGGCTCTACTGAAATTTCGGCTGACTGATCCTTACGGGGCTCTAGCAAATTGGAATTCAAATGATTATGCTGCCTGCAAGTGGTCAGGTGCCCATTGTGTTGATGGTAAAGTGAACATGCT gttggcttgtggcaatACAATTGAAGTCGTTGAGCATTATTCATCTCTGAAAACTTCACCTCACCTCAGAAATAGAAAGTTGGCACAATG GTTCAAGACAGAGAAGGCTTCCTCTCatggaatcagagagaataactGTGTCAATTTGCCTG GTTCTGATGGGATAGAGATTGCACCAAGTACATCAAATCTAGTCAATACTGCACGCCGACGGTTGCTTGATGAGTCCAGCAGTAACCTTGCCGCTGCACCTTTTGCCGGGGCGCCTGTACCGATTAGTTCCGTTCCAACTACCCTGAGTAGTGGATCTTTCCCAGCTGTACCAGTTTCCAAACAAACTGATTCACCCAACTCACCACCTTCAAGTTCTAATTCTCCTCCAAAAGATAGTCCTTCTTCAAATGAAAATGGTTCAAGCCCGTGGAagattgttgttattgttatatgCGTGCTTATCTTggtcatttttattttggtccTTCTTTGGATTTGGAGAAAACGAGCTGTAAAAGTAATAAAGCCCTGGAGGACAGGAATAAGTGGACAGTTGCAGAAAGCATTTGTAACAG GGGTCCCAAAATTGAACCGAGCGGAGCTGGAGACAGCTTGTGAAGATTTCAGCAATATCATTTATGATTTAGGTTCGTGCACCATATACAAAGGAACTCTGTCCAGTGGCGTTGAGATTGCTGTTGCTTCTACTACTATTACTTCTCCAGCACATTGGACAAAGGGCATGGAGATGGCATATCGGAAAAAG CTTGATATTTTGTCCCGTATTAACCACAAGAACTTCACCAATCTAATTGGTTACTGTGATGAAGAACAACCCTTCACAAGGATGATGGTGTTTGAGTTTGCTCCAAGTGGAACCCTATATGATCACCTGAATG TTCCTGAAGTTGAACACCTTGATTGGAGTGCAAGGATGAGGGTTATTATGGGCACTGCTTATTGTCTTCAGTACATGCACCATGATCTCAATCCACCAATAGCTCATTCCGAGCTGAGTTCAGATGCTATTTTATTAACTGATGACTTTGCAGCTAAG ATTGCAGAGGTAGTTTTTTGCAAGAATGTAGTATCGCCAACCAAAACAACTGAAGGTGAATCAAAGCAATACGAGTTGCCGCCTGAGTGCTGTCCTGAAAACGATGTCTATAGATTTGGAGTTTTATTGCTTGAAATCATTACTGGGAAACTACCATACCAGGACCATGGCAACCTTACTGTCCTTGCAGACTGG GCTGCTAAGTACTTGCGTGAGAAGACAAGCGATCGCTCTATTGTTGATCCGACGCTGCAATCGTTCAAAGATGAAGAACTGAGTGTGATATTTGATGTGATCCATGAATGCACTCAATCAGATGCAAGTCTAAGACCAACAATGAAGGATGTAACTCTCAAGCTGAGGGATGCGCTTAAAATATCGCCCGACCAAGCCGTCCCAAGACTTTCTCCACTCTGGTGGGCTGAACTCGAGATCTTGTCAATGGAGGGCACTTAA
- the LOC107482237 gene encoding protein MALE DISCOVERER 2 isoform X2 has product MESKWGPFGLCLWSYILLISACGIQQSCSLNDEAGLALLKFRLTDPYGALANWNSNDYAACKWSGAHCVDGKVNMLLACGNTIEVVEHYSSLKTSPHLRNRKLAQWFKTEKASSHGIRENNCVNLPGSDGIEIAPSTSNLVNTARRRLLDESSSNLAAAPFAGAPVPISSVPTTLSSGSFPAVPVSKQTDSPNSPPSSSNSPPKDSPSSNENGSSPWKIVVIVICVLILVIFILVLLWIWRKRAVKVIKPWRTGISGQLQKAFVTGVPKLNRAELETACEDFSNIIYDLGSCTIYKGTLSSGVEIAVASTTITSPAHWTKGMEMAYRKKLDILSRINHKNFTNLIGYCDEEQPFTRMMVFEFAPSGTLYDHLNVPEVEHLDWSARMRVIMGTAYCLQYMHHDLNPPIAHSELSSDAILLTDDFAAKIAEVVFCKNVVSPTKTTEGESKQYELPPECCPENDVYRFGVLLLEIITGKLPYQDHGNLTVLADWAAKYLREKTSDRSIVDPTLQSFKDEELSVIFDVIHECTQSDASLRPTMKDVTLKLRDALKISPDQAVPRLSPLWWAELEILSMEGT; this is encoded by the exons ATGGAAAGTAAATGGGGCCCCTTTGGGTTATGCCTTTGGAGTTACATTCTATTGATTTCTGCGTGTGGAATTCAGCAGTCTTGCTCTCTGAATGATGAAG CAGGATTGGCTCTACTGAAATTTCGGCTGACTGATCCTTACGGGGCTCTAGCAAATTGGAATTCAAATGATTATGCTGCCTGCAAGTGGTCAGGTGCCCATTGTGTTGATGGTAAAGTGAACATGCT gttggcttgtggcaatACAATTGAAGTCGTTGAGCATTATTCATCTCTGAAAACTTCACCTCACCTCAGAAATAGAAAGTTGGCACAATG GTTCAAGACAGAGAAGGCTTCCTCTCatggaatcagagagaataactGTGTCAATTTGCCTG GTTCTGATGGGATAGAGATTGCACCAAGTACATCAAATCTAGTCAATACTGCACGCCGACGGTTGCTTGATGAGTCCAGCAGTAACCTTGCCGCTGCACCTTTTGCCGGGGCGCCTGTACCGATTAGTTCCGTTCCAACTACCCTGAGTAGTGGATCTTTCCCAGCTGTACCAGTTTCCAAACAAACTGATTCACCCAACTCACCACCTTCAAGTTCTAATTCTCCTCCAAAAGATAGTCCTTCTTCAAATGAAAATGGTTCAAGCCCGTGGAagattgttgttattgttatatgCGTGCTTATCTTggtcatttttattttggtccTTCTTTGGATTTGGAGAAAACGAGCTGTAAAAGTAATAAAGCCCTGGAGGACAGGAATAAGTGGACAGTTGCAGAAAGCATTTGTAACAG GGGTCCCAAAATTGAACCGAGCGGAGCTGGAGACAGCTTGTGAAGATTTCAGCAATATCATTTATGATTTAGGTTCGTGCACCATATACAAAGGAACTCTGTCCAGTGGCGTTGAGATTGCTGTTGCTTCTACTACTATTACTTCTCCAGCACATTGGACAAAGGGCATGGAGATGGCATATCGGAAAAAG CTTGATATTTTGTCCCGTATTAACCACAAGAACTTCACCAATCTAATTGGTTACTGTGATGAAGAACAACCCTTCACAAGGATGATGGTGTTTGAGTTTGCTCCAAGTGGAACCCTATATGATCACCTGAATG TTCCTGAAGTTGAACACCTTGATTGGAGTGCAAGGATGAGGGTTATTATGGGCACTGCTTATTGTCTTCAGTACATGCACCATGATCTCAATCCACCAATAGCTCATTCCGAGCTGAGTTCAGATGCTATTTTATTAACTGATGACTTTGCAGCTAAG ATTGCAGAGGTAGTTTTTTGCAAGAATGTAGTATCGCCAACCAAAACAACTGAAGGTGAATCAAAGCAATACGAGTTGCCGCCTGAGTGCTGTCCTGAAAACGATGTCTATAGATTTGGAGTTTTATTGCTTGAAATCATTACTGGGAAACTACCATACCAGGACCATGGCAACCTTACTGTCCTTGCAGACTGG GCTGCTAAGTACTTGCGTGAGAAGACAAGCGATCGCTCTATTGTTGATCCGACGCTGCAATCGTTCAAAGATGAAGAACTGAGTGTGATATTTGATGTGATCCATGAATGCACTCAATCAGATGCAAGTCTAAGACCAACAATGAAGGATGTAACTCTCAAGCTGAGGGATGCGCTTAAAATATCGCCCGACCAAGCCGTCCCAAGACTTTCTCCACTCTGGTGGGCTGAACTCGAGATCTTGTCAATGGAGGGCACTTAA
- the LOC107482235 gene encoding CBL-interacting serine/threonine-protein kinase 12, giving the protein MAEAVVVPNKNKESSLLLGRFEIGKLLGHGTFAKVYHARNIKTGEGVAIKVIDKEKILKSGLVSHIKREISILRRVRHPNIVQLFEVMATKSKIYFVMEYVRGGELFNKVAKGRLKEDLTRKYFQQLISAVSFCHNRGVFHRDLKPENLLLDENGDLKVSDFGLSAVSDQIRQDGLFHTFCGTPAYVAPEVLARKGYDAAKVDIWSCGVVLFVLMAGYLPFHDRNVMAMYKKIYKGEFRCPRWFSPELSRLVAKLLDTNPDRRISIPDIMENRWFKKGFKQIKFHIEDDNKVVQHVAGGGNDADSSSDLSETDEFEAEESARRRRRNSALLPRPASLNAFDIISFSPGFDLSGLFEEKGDEARFVSGAPVSKIISKLEEIAQLVSFTVRKKDCRVSLEGSREGVKGPLTIAAEIFELTPSLVVVEVKKKGGDREEYERFCNTELKPGLQNLTVEDESQPQSHSETATASSSPLPSPTDELSQLRTLSDSAIHLPSELESLNLDT; this is encoded by the coding sequence ATGGCTGAGGCAGTGGTGGTTCCCAACAAGAACAAGGAGAGCAGCCTCCTCCTGGGCCGCTTCGAGATAGGAAAGCTCCTGGGCCACGGAACCTTCGCGAAGGTGTACCACGCGCGCAACATCAAGACCGGTGAGGGCGTCGCCATCAAGGTCATCGACAAGGAGAAGATCCTCAAGAGCGGCCTCGTCTCCCACATCAAGCGCGAGATCTCCATCCTCCGCCGCGTCCGCCACCCTAACATCGTCCAGCTCTTCGAAGTCATGGCCACCAAATCCAAGATCTACTTCGTCATGGAGTACGTCCGCGGCGGCGAGCTCTTCAACAAGGTCGCCAAAGGCCGCCTCAAGGAAGACCTCACTCGAAAGTATTTCCAGCAACTCATCTCCGCCGTCTCCTTCTGCCACAACAGAGGCGTCTTCCACCGCGACCTCAAACCGGAGAATCTCTTGCTGGACGAGAACGGCGACCTTAAGGTCTCCGATTTCGGCCTGAGCGCCGTTTCTGATCAGATTAGGCAGGATGGCTTGTTCCACACCTTTTGCGGAACCCCTGCTTACGTGGCACCTGAGGTTCTTGCGAGGAAGGGTTACGACGCAGCGAAGGTTGATATCTGGTCTTGTGGCGTCGTTTTGTTCGTTCTGATGGCTGGCTATTTACCTTTCCATGATCGCAACGTTATGGCTATGTATAAGAAGATCTACAAGGGCGAGTTTCGCTGTCCTAGGTGGTTTTCCCCCGAATTGTCCAGGCTTGTTGCTAAGCTTCTTGATACTAATCCTGACAGGAGGATTTCCATTCCCGACATCATGGAGAATCGCTGGTTCAAGAAAGGCTTTAAGCAGATTAAGTTCCATATTGAGGATGACAATAAGGTTGTTCAGCACGTTGCTGGTGGTGGTAATGATGCTGATTCTTCATCTGATTTGTCAGAAACAGATGAGTTTGAGGCCGAGGAAAGTGccaggaggaggaggaggaacagCGCTTTGTTGCCGCGGCCGGCGAGTTTGAATGCGTTTGATATCATATCGTTTTCTCCTGGTTTTGATCTCTCTGGCTTGTTTGAGGAGAAGGGTGACGAGGCGAGGTTTGTTTCCGGTGCGCCGGTTTCCAAGATCATATCGAAATTGGAGGAAATTGCTCAGTTGGTGAGCTTCACGGTGAGGAAGAAGGACTGCAGGGTAAGTTTGGAAGGTTCCAGAGAAGGCGTGAAGGGGCCACTTACCATTGCTGCTGAGATTTTTGAGTTGACGCCTTCTTTGGTTGTGGTGGaggtgaagaagaaaggaggggATAGAGAGGAGTATGAGAGGTTCTGCAACACTGAATTGAAGCCAGGGTTGCAGAATTTGACGGTTGAGGACGAATCCCAACCTCAGTCTCACTCAGAAACTGCAACTGCATCTTCTTCGCCATTACCTTCACCCACTGATGAACTCTCTCAACTGCGTACGCTTTCTGACTCTGCAATCCACTTACCTTCTGAACTTGAATCTTTGAACCTAGATACATGA
- the LOC107482236 gene encoding protein DOG1-like 4, with product MNNPTVVERFSEFYDNWICKLQEILKQLLHVSNQHHLLAEHDLQSLVSKVTTHLKEYYTVKWSLAREDIVIFFSPPWLTPLEKAYLWITGWKPSTALKVLESLKKSNLFEMTEEQERKIEGLRMRMRMEEEKVEREMERQQVAMADSKIVKLAKRSGRATWKKNNNEEDYDELVQLAMKDVFGGLERIMKASDCARLKTLKGILDVLQPMQCIHFLTANITIQLRLKQWGNNCQLIHDSHAGSMQESNHKI from the coding sequence ATGAATAACCCCACCGTCGTTGAGAGGTTCTCTGAGTTCTATGATAATTGGATTTGTAAACTCCAAGAGATCCTCAAGCAGCTTCTTCATGTTTCTAACCAACACCACCTTTTGGCCGAACATGATCTTCAATCTCTGGTCTCCAAAGTCACAACACACTTAAAAGAGTACTACACCGTCAAATGGAGTCTAGCGCGCGAGGACATTGTTATCTTTTTCTCGCCGCCTTGGCTAACACCTCTTGAAAAGGCATACCTTTGGATCACGGGATGGAAGCCTTCCACCGCCTTGAAAGTGCTGGAGTCTCTGAAGAAGAGTAACTTATTTGAGATGACAGAGGAACAGGAGAGGAAGATTGAGGGACTCAGGATGAGGATGAGGATGGAGGAGGAGAAGGTTGAGAGGGAGATGGAGAGGCAACAGGTTGCCATGGCGGATAGCAAGATCGTGAAGCTGGCTAAACGGTCTGGAAGAGCCACGTGGAAGAAGAATAATAATGAAGAAGATTATGATGAGCTGGTGCAGTTGGCGATGAAGGATGTGTTTGGGGGATTGGAGAGAATAATGAAGGCTTCTGATTGTGCGAGGTTGAAGACGTTAAAAGGGATTTTGGATGTTCTTCAACCAATGCAGTGTATCCACTTCTTGACTGCTAATATCACTATACAACTTCGTCTCAAGCAATGGGGTAACAACTGCCAACTGATTCATGATTCTCATGCTGGATCCATGCAGGAATCTAAtcataaaatctaa
- the LOC110279604 gene encoding probable cinnamyl alcohol dehydrogenase — MFLSTHGSGSSLRLVLLAFLHLICNQTSLGRKSITGSFIGSMKETEEMLQFWKEKGLSSMIEIVNMDYINTAVERPEKNDVKYRFPYKNKNHRHKQLVERRD, encoded by the exons ATGTTCCTCTCAACTCATGGTTCAGGTTCTTCTCTTCGCCTTGTTTTGCTCGCGTTCCTGCATTTGATCTGCAACCAAACTTCATTAG GGAGGAAATCAATCACAGGAAGCTTCATTgggagcatgaaggagacagAGGAGATGCTGCAATTCTGGAAGGAGAAGGGACTGAGTTCGATGATCGAGATTGTGAACATGGATTATATCAACACAGCAGTGGAAAGACCGGAGAAGAACGATGTGAAATACAG GTTTCCGTACAAAAACAAGAATCATAGACATAAGCAACTGGTGGAAAGACGAGATTGA
- the LOC107482237 gene encoding protein MALE DISCOVERER 2 isoform X3: protein MESKWGPFGLCLWSYILLISACGIQQSCSLNDEGLALLKFRLTDPYGALANWNSNDYAACKWSGAHCVDGKVNMLLACGNTIEVVEHYSSLKTSPHLRNRKLAQWFKTEKASSHGIRENNCVNLPGSDGIEIAPSTSNLVNTARRRLLDESSSNLAAAPFAGAPVPISSVPTTLSSGSFPAVPVSKQTDSPNSPPSSSNSPPKDSPSSNENGSSPWKIVVIVICVLILVIFILVLLWIWRKRAVKVIKPWRTGISGQLQKAFVTGVPKLNRAELETACEDFSNIIYDLGSCTIYKGTLSSGVEIAVASTTITSPAHWTKGMEMAYRKKLDILSRINHKNFTNLIGYCDEEQPFTRMMVFEFAPSGTLYDHLNVPEVEHLDWSARMRVIMGTAYCLQYMHHDLNPPIAHSELSSDAILLTDDFAAKIAEVVFCKNVVSPTKTTEGESKQYELPPECCPENDVYRFGVLLLEIITGKLPYQDHGNLTVLADWAAKYLREKTSDRSIVDPTLQSFKDEELSVIFDVIHECTQSDASLRPTMKDVTLKLRDALKISPDQAVPRLSPLWWAELEILSMEGT, encoded by the exons ATGGAAAGTAAATGGGGCCCCTTTGGGTTATGCCTTTGGAGTTACATTCTATTGATTTCTGCGTGTGGAATTCAGCAGTCTTGCTCTCTGAATGATGAAG GATTGGCTCTACTGAAATTTCGGCTGACTGATCCTTACGGGGCTCTAGCAAATTGGAATTCAAATGATTATGCTGCCTGCAAGTGGTCAGGTGCCCATTGTGTTGATGGTAAAGTGAACATGCT gttggcttgtggcaatACAATTGAAGTCGTTGAGCATTATTCATCTCTGAAAACTTCACCTCACCTCAGAAATAGAAAGTTGGCACAATG GTTCAAGACAGAGAAGGCTTCCTCTCatggaatcagagagaataactGTGTCAATTTGCCTG GTTCTGATGGGATAGAGATTGCACCAAGTACATCAAATCTAGTCAATACTGCACGCCGACGGTTGCTTGATGAGTCCAGCAGTAACCTTGCCGCTGCACCTTTTGCCGGGGCGCCTGTACCGATTAGTTCCGTTCCAACTACCCTGAGTAGTGGATCTTTCCCAGCTGTACCAGTTTCCAAACAAACTGATTCACCCAACTCACCACCTTCAAGTTCTAATTCTCCTCCAAAAGATAGTCCTTCTTCAAATGAAAATGGTTCAAGCCCGTGGAagattgttgttattgttatatgCGTGCTTATCTTggtcatttttattttggtccTTCTTTGGATTTGGAGAAAACGAGCTGTAAAAGTAATAAAGCCCTGGAGGACAGGAATAAGTGGACAGTTGCAGAAAGCATTTGTAACAG GGGTCCCAAAATTGAACCGAGCGGAGCTGGAGACAGCTTGTGAAGATTTCAGCAATATCATTTATGATTTAGGTTCGTGCACCATATACAAAGGAACTCTGTCCAGTGGCGTTGAGATTGCTGTTGCTTCTACTACTATTACTTCTCCAGCACATTGGACAAAGGGCATGGAGATGGCATATCGGAAAAAG CTTGATATTTTGTCCCGTATTAACCACAAGAACTTCACCAATCTAATTGGTTACTGTGATGAAGAACAACCCTTCACAAGGATGATGGTGTTTGAGTTTGCTCCAAGTGGAACCCTATATGATCACCTGAATG TTCCTGAAGTTGAACACCTTGATTGGAGTGCAAGGATGAGGGTTATTATGGGCACTGCTTATTGTCTTCAGTACATGCACCATGATCTCAATCCACCAATAGCTCATTCCGAGCTGAGTTCAGATGCTATTTTATTAACTGATGACTTTGCAGCTAAG ATTGCAGAGGTAGTTTTTTGCAAGAATGTAGTATCGCCAACCAAAACAACTGAAGGTGAATCAAAGCAATACGAGTTGCCGCCTGAGTGCTGTCCTGAAAACGATGTCTATAGATTTGGAGTTTTATTGCTTGAAATCATTACTGGGAAACTACCATACCAGGACCATGGCAACCTTACTGTCCTTGCAGACTGG GCTGCTAAGTACTTGCGTGAGAAGACAAGCGATCGCTCTATTGTTGATCCGACGCTGCAATCGTTCAAAGATGAAGAACTGAGTGTGATATTTGATGTGATCCATGAATGCACTCAATCAGATGCAAGTCTAAGACCAACAATGAAGGATGTAACTCTCAAGCTGAGGGATGCGCTTAAAATATCGCCCGACCAAGCCGTCCCAAGACTTTCTCCACTCTGGTGGGCTGAACTCGAGATCTTGTCAATGGAGGGCACTTAA